The Streptomyces sp. NBC_00440 genome contains a region encoding:
- a CDS encoding acyl-CoA dehydrogenase produces the protein MQPLHDKGLLEVVSERSRLPEERGVAHASARSRELAHLLFDGEDQARVHGAWRDLIATESFRHRPGLSPAERVQLSYSRLRLVNDAAGDAADLAFDVRRLAALHEWTGVVDGGLCTVASIHYNLFLGSLLDQRAGTAGRDVSDFTSMRRIGTFLCTELDHGNDASALGTTAELDWETGGFVLHTPTPGAQKFMPNTSLAGGPKSAVVAARLLVDGVDQGCFLFLTPLSDDNGRVPGVHVRELPDRTGTPVDHCLTSFDQVQLPREALLEAEHGRLDRDGTLHSSLGSARKRFLHSIGRVTSGKLCMSAGTLGMSRAALTIAVRHAHTRHISGPRLGERVPLVAHRSHHGRLLDATATAYAMTFLHREVVSQWVGHTAENRTETERLVAVAKGWISWQARAIAIESRERCGAQGLFPVNGISDLPLNIEGGITAEGDNLVIWVKAGAEMIFGHEVEQDHLPHVPLVQRSLTDLAFLRALLVEVESAAQGRARTALRRGPAGDPLGRWNAASTPALEMVSAHACRRAADAFIAAAARATDPTARTLLEDLCRLFLLRQLSAHTGELLADGHLTAGHVRAFPDATTDVMAALAPHMLTLVDAFDLPDEFLAAVPIASGGRIGDEEDTWSTWHLRRSSPLAPATR, from the coding sequence ATGCAGCCACTCCATGACAAGGGTCTCCTTGAAGTCGTGTCGGAACGGAGCCGCCTGCCGGAGGAGCGGGGCGTGGCCCATGCCTCTGCCCGGAGCCGCGAGTTGGCCCATCTCCTCTTCGACGGTGAGGACCAGGCCCGGGTGCATGGAGCCTGGCGGGACCTCATCGCCACGGAGAGCTTTCGGCACCGGCCCGGGCTCTCCCCGGCGGAACGTGTTCAGCTCTCGTACTCACGGCTGCGTCTGGTGAACGATGCGGCCGGTGATGCCGCGGATCTGGCTTTCGACGTCCGGCGGCTGGCCGCGCTGCACGAGTGGACCGGGGTGGTGGACGGCGGCCTCTGCACCGTGGCGAGCATCCACTACAACCTGTTCCTGGGGAGCCTGCTGGATCAGCGTGCCGGCACCGCCGGGCGTGATGTGTCCGATTTTACGTCGATGCGCCGCATAGGGACGTTCCTCTGTACGGAGCTGGACCACGGCAACGACGCTTCGGCCCTGGGGACAACCGCCGAACTCGACTGGGAGACCGGCGGGTTCGTCCTGCACACCCCCACGCCGGGCGCCCAGAAGTTCATGCCGAACACCAGCCTGGCCGGCGGTCCGAAGAGCGCGGTGGTCGCGGCGAGGCTGCTGGTCGATGGAGTGGACCAGGGGTGCTTCCTCTTCCTGACGCCGCTGAGTGATGACAACGGCCGTGTTCCCGGGGTCCATGTCCGGGAGCTTCCGGACCGTACCGGCACCCCGGTGGACCACTGCCTCACCTCGTTCGACCAAGTGCAGTTACCACGTGAGGCTCTGCTGGAGGCGGAGCACGGCCGTCTCGACCGGGACGGGACACTGCACAGCAGCCTGGGCAGCGCGCGAAAGCGGTTCCTGCATTCGATCGGGCGGGTGACCAGCGGGAAGCTATGCATGAGCGCGGGCACCCTCGGGATGTCGCGAGCGGCGCTGACCATTGCCGTGCGGCACGCGCATACCCGGCATATCAGCGGGCCGAGGCTCGGCGAGCGGGTGCCGTTGGTGGCGCATCGCAGCCACCACGGCAGGCTGCTCGACGCGACAGCGACGGCGTACGCCATGACGTTCCTTCACCGGGAGGTCGTCTCTCAGTGGGTCGGGCACACGGCGGAGAACCGGACGGAGACCGAGCGTCTGGTCGCGGTCGCGAAGGGCTGGATCAGCTGGCAGGCCCGGGCGATCGCGATCGAGTCCCGGGAGCGCTGCGGGGCGCAGGGGCTCTTCCCGGTCAACGGGATTTCGGATCTGCCGTTGAACATAGAGGGTGGCATCACCGCGGAAGGCGACAATCTTGTCATCTGGGTGAAGGCGGGGGCCGAAATGATCTTCGGCCATGAGGTGGAACAGGACCACCTGCCCCATGTGCCCCTGGTCCAGAGGTCGTTGACCGACCTCGCCTTTCTGCGTGCTCTCCTCGTGGAGGTCGAGTCCGCCGCACAGGGCCGGGCCAGGACCGCTCTGCGCCGGGGCCCCGCGGGTGATCCGCTCGGACGTTGGAACGCGGCGTCCACGCCGGCTCTGGAGATGGTCTCGGCGCACGCCTGCCGCCGGGCTGCCGACGCGTTCATCGCTGCCGCGGCACGGGCGACGGATCCGACGGCACGAACCCTGCTGGAGGACTTGTGCAGGCTGTTCCTGCTCCGCCAGTTGAGCGCCCATACCGGGGAGTTGCTCGCCGACGGCCATCTGACCGCCGGCCATGTCCGCGCGTTCCCCGATGCCACGACCGACGTCATGGCCGCGCTCGCACCTCATATGCTGACCCTGGTGGACGCCTTTGACCTGCCGGATGAATTCCTCGCCGCCGTGCCGATCGCCAGTGGCGGACGGATCGGAGACGAGGAAGACACCTGGTCCACGTGGCACCTGCGCAGATCAAGCCCTCTGGCGCCCGCCACGCGGTAG
- a CDS encoding DUF742 domain-containing protein: protein MTTTEEPDQEPEAPQLVRPYVITNGRSLVDDHEFSLITLITVAENCPAIGHLDPEKRRLVELCSGGYLAVAEIAGHTQLPVGIVRVLLADLTDAGYLYTRKPIPRAERVERRILEEVLNGLQARFG from the coding sequence ATGACGACGACAGAGGAGCCGGACCAGGAGCCGGAAGCCCCGCAATTAGTGCGTCCGTACGTCATCACCAACGGCCGCAGCCTGGTGGACGATCACGAGTTCTCGCTGATCACGCTGATCACCGTGGCCGAGAACTGCCCCGCGATCGGCCATCTCGACCCGGAGAAGCGCCGGTTGGTCGAGCTGTGCTCCGGGGGGTACCTCGCGGTCGCCGAGATCGCGGGTCACACCCAGTTGCCCGTCGGCATTGTCCGCGTCCTGCTCGCCGATCTCACCGATGCGGGATACCTCTACACGCGCAAACCCATTCCGCGGGCCGAGCGTGTCGAACGACGCATACTTGAGGAGGTGCTGAATGGCCTTCAAGCCCGTTTCGGATAG
- a CDS encoding cytochrome P450, giving the protein MRPPSESSPPPGCPAHDTGHRTALYTQEFAKDPQGHYNYLRKFGPVAPVELAPGVDASLVTDYAAALQVLQSPDTFVRDSRRWRALNEGEVPLDSPVLPMMAYRPGPLFEDGARHLRLRQAVTDSLAKLDTHQLTRMVERTATYLISQFSGRGQVDLIGDYARLVPLLVFNDLFGCPGDLGDRVAFGISGIFDGTDAQRANDVLIEALLELVTLKRTQPGDDILTHLLQHPAGLSDEEMIPQLIQLIGGGFEPMSNLIGNALRVLLSQGQADGPQAGIVLVEDAINDVLWNSCPIANYATHFPLYDVDLAGSRLNAGDPVLISFAAANSDPSLAAGRGTVSRRAHLAWGAGPHACPAKDPAMIIAVQAIEKLLNELPDIEMSVDPDALAYRPGPFHRALSILPARFTPVRSTLPRTSSSTAAVRSPGGRPAEAAPAAAQKGKFWSGFLTWWKG; this is encoded by the coding sequence ATGCGACCCCCCTCGGAGTCCTCCCCGCCACCCGGCTGCCCGGCGCACGACACCGGCCACCGCACCGCCCTCTACACGCAAGAATTCGCCAAGGACCCGCAAGGCCACTACAACTACCTGCGGAAGTTCGGCCCCGTCGCACCCGTCGAGCTGGCCCCGGGTGTGGACGCTTCGCTCGTCACCGACTACGCCGCAGCGCTCCAGGTGCTCCAGAGCCCCGACACCTTTGTCCGCGACTCGCGGCGCTGGCGCGCGCTGAACGAAGGAGAGGTGCCGCTGGACAGCCCCGTGCTGCCGATGATGGCGTACCGGCCGGGCCCTCTGTTCGAGGACGGCGCACGGCATTTGAGGCTCCGTCAGGCAGTGACGGACAGTCTGGCGAAGCTCGATACACACCAGTTGACCCGGATGGTGGAGCGCACCGCCACCTATCTGATCAGTCAGTTCAGTGGGCGCGGCCAGGTCGATCTGATCGGCGACTATGCGCGCCTTGTGCCGCTGCTGGTCTTCAACGATCTCTTCGGCTGCCCGGGCGATCTGGGTGACCGGGTCGCCTTCGGCATTTCCGGCATTTTCGACGGGACCGACGCACAGCGGGCGAATGATGTCCTCATAGAGGCGCTGCTGGAGCTGGTCACGCTGAAGCGGACCCAGCCCGGCGATGACATCCTCACCCACCTGCTCCAGCATCCGGCGGGGCTGAGCGACGAGGAGATGATCCCCCAGCTCATCCAGCTCATCGGCGGCGGCTTCGAGCCGATGTCGAATCTGATCGGAAACGCCCTGCGGGTCCTGCTCTCGCAGGGCCAGGCCGACGGTCCGCAGGCCGGCATCGTCCTCGTCGAGGACGCCATCAACGACGTTCTCTGGAACAGCTGCCCCATAGCCAACTACGCCACGCACTTCCCCCTGTATGACGTCGATCTGGCGGGCAGCAGGCTGAACGCCGGAGACCCCGTACTCATCTCCTTCGCCGCCGCCAACTCCGACCCGAGCCTCGCCGCAGGCCGTGGGACGGTGAGCAGGCGCGCCCATCTGGCCTGGGGTGCGGGCCCGCACGCCTGCCCGGCCAAGGACCCGGCGATGATCATCGCCGTGCAGGCCATCGAGAAACTGCTCAACGAACTGCCGGATATCGAGATGTCGGTGGATCCTGACGCTCTGGCCTATCGGCCGGGCCCCTTCCACCGGGCACTCAGCATCCTACCCGCCCGGTTCACCCCGGTCCGGAGCACGCTGCCCCGAACCAGCAGCAGCACAGCCGCGGTTCGCAGCCCGGGAGGCCGCCCGGCGGAGGCAGCGCCTGCCGCCGCGCAGAAGGGCAAGTTCTGGAGCGGGTTCCTGACCTGGTGGAAGGGATGA
- a CDS encoding GTP-binding protein: MAFKPVSDSGVYLNETVQTAAKILVVGHFAVGKTTFIGTMSEIPPLRTEEVMTRAGEEIDDLKGTRGKTTTTVAMDFGRLTLSENLVLYLFGTPGQQRFVQVWEDMSRGALGALVLVDPERLQESFPVMDLVEQYGIPYTIAVNRFDIGTKHEDTEIREALDLLPETPLVSCDARDQRSSANALIVLVRYLQSRLT; the protein is encoded by the coding sequence ATGGCCTTCAAGCCCGTTTCGGATAGCGGGGTCTATCTGAACGAAACCGTGCAGACCGCGGCGAAGATCCTGGTGGTCGGGCACTTCGCCGTCGGAAAGACCACATTCATCGGAACCATGTCGGAGATCCCTCCGTTGCGGACCGAGGAAGTAATGACGCGGGCCGGCGAGGAGATAGACGACCTCAAGGGAACGCGCGGCAAGACCACGACAACCGTCGCGATGGACTTCGGCCGGCTCACGCTGAGTGAGAATTTGGTGCTCTATCTCTTCGGAACACCGGGACAGCAGCGTTTCGTCCAGGTATGGGAAGACATGTCGCGCGGGGCGCTCGGCGCCCTCGTACTGGTCGATCCCGAGCGGCTTCAGGAGTCGTTCCCCGTGATGGACCTGGTGGAGCAGTACGGCATTCCGTACACCATCGCCGTCAACCGGTTCGACATCGGTACGAAACACGAGGACACGGAGATCAGAGAAGCTCTCGACCTGCTTCCCGAGACACCTCTGGTGAGTTGCGACGCGCGCGATCAGCGCTCGTCCGCGAATGCTCTGATCGTCCTCGTGCGATACCTCCAATCCCGTCTCACCTAG